In the genome of Myxococcus stipitatus, one region contains:
- a CDS encoding N-acetylmuramoyl-L-alanine amidase family protein, which produces MRASTEVEHAPAEKAAVVAPPAPSTAAPEPPRVPPKWPAAGAPLTFGLARFPSGFTRQRVYLDAGHGAEGNTGNRSVTCEDEESFTLRVAEDLARRLEATGHFEVKLSRKEGQRVAYADRLTSAAQWGAHVLVSLHSDSRGTPRLWSPREGLECNRQDATPGFSVLWSEEAEPPLQTRRAGLARALARNLSRVGFPPYDGVDYTGLYAADSEEAGVFVAREPTHRRIFVLRKPSIPSVIIETHHALDFEEAARWREERTLEAFGAAVTQGLVEALAPAAAAEANSASPP; this is translated from the coding sequence ATGCGTGCCTCGACGGAGGTGGAGCATGCGCCCGCGGAGAAGGCCGCCGTGGTGGCTCCGCCTGCCCCCTCGACAGCGGCCCCCGAGCCTCCTCGTGTGCCCCCCAAGTGGCCCGCCGCGGGTGCGCCGTTGACCTTCGGCCTGGCGCGCTTCCCTTCCGGGTTCACCCGACAGCGCGTGTACCTGGACGCGGGACACGGGGCCGAGGGGAACACGGGCAACCGCTCCGTGACCTGTGAGGACGAAGAGTCCTTCACGCTGCGCGTCGCCGAAGACCTGGCTCGGCGGCTGGAGGCCACCGGACATTTCGAGGTGAAGCTCAGCCGCAAGGAGGGACAGCGGGTGGCGTATGCCGACCGGCTCACCTCTGCCGCGCAGTGGGGTGCGCATGTGCTGGTGAGCTTGCACTCGGACTCGCGAGGGACACCTCGGCTGTGGTCCCCCCGTGAAGGACTCGAATGCAACCGCCAGGATGCGACGCCGGGCTTCAGCGTCCTCTGGTCCGAGGAGGCGGAGCCCCCGCTCCAGACGCGGCGCGCGGGACTGGCGCGGGCGCTGGCCCGGAACCTGTCGCGGGTGGGCTTCCCTCCCTATGACGGCGTCGACTACACGGGGCTCTATGCCGCCGACTCGGAGGAGGCCGGCGTCTTCGTGGCGCGAGAGCCCACGCATCGTCGCATCTTCGTGCTGCGCAAGCCCTCCATCCCCTCCGTCATCATCGAGACACATCATGCGCTCGACTTCGAGGAGGCCGCGCGGTGGCGCGAGGAGCGCACCCTGGAGGCCTTCGGCGCGGCGGTGACGCAGGGGCTGGTGGAGGCGCTGGCTCCAGCCGCGGCGGCGGAGGCGAACTCAGCCTCCCCCCCCTGA
- a CDS encoding DEAD/DEAH box helicase, with protein MSVERPQPDLSPVPHFATEGALRSWLREKGVEHLSRLSLTVLMPWVDAALLPQARPATARRRLVEMLSEEARTRWTQESLPSPKMKELLPRLAWRFVEEERRGAERTRAELPARLSPPDDARTHRVHGLLLDLRSRAPETVAPRPTQALFLEPLQHDPELPGFRFRETRCSELPYGAQMGFILPEATLTFTPHSVQGDCTCGAPPCVHLLAAIDTVLLWLHQPWTPSFGETLDELVRPGWDRTLRAMERALDEGTGSGAGVEISWRVDVIEGYGVEVFPYVHKRNKKGLRSTGAKVSRRKLLQEHGSQLSALDARLASLLPDGDAPASRGLLIELVDHPRLYQEGTQDLLVQVERAKVGIVAVERGGTVIVTAGVDGATLHATMVDRVRKSKPEEALFLWDEGARRLTVLDVGPDVRALVTVLQRHGNVFPPESHEVLLEKLSKLAVRMPVALPRGVMGERVPSLQLPVLRFELEPGGAVRVELRMRALPDSISFIPGEGPRDVYVRRNLEPVHTVRDFMKELALAQSLQARLPFAQGEAQVIPFTFSFENVQGALALLSACQELESPPELEWVGSPLKLAGSRGASALRITVERKRDWFGVLGGLAVQGERVELGRLLDAARRKERFIQVKDQTYVEVEEALRHHLERLADHAHLSRHGLEVSPAAAESLSALGTAGAALDADETWKRMVERIFAAKELKPKVPATLKTELRDYQADGFRWLTRLASWGAGGVLADDMGLGKTVQALTVLLERSKLGPALVLAPTSVAFNWMDEAKRFAPSLRMRLFSEAADRGGLLERLGPRDVLVLSYGLLTRDIGRLSELRFATIVFDEAQALKNAGTHRFRAARALQGDFKFALSGTPLENHLGELWSVFALVFPGLLGSHDAFRTRFAIPIERRVDPTAAPALARVLEPFLLRRTKSQVEAQLPPRTDVRVPVVLSTAEWTMYEDARLAALSALESRPEVKQERRAREHEQRFEVLAALTRLRLLASHPRLYDATSRVESSKLERFLELVEELRSEGHRALVFSQFTSHLALVREVLDAHGIRYEYLDGQSTPKAREQSVRAFQEGTAPLFLISLKAGGFGLNLTAANSVIHLDPWWNPAVEDQASDRAHRIGQERPVTVYRLVARGTIEEQMLSLHEHKRALVADVLEGKDGAGRLSTQEMLGLLSQRLSRPDEEEPPQTRH; from the coding sequence ATGTCCGTGGAGCGCCCGCAGCCCGACCTCTCGCCCGTCCCTCACTTCGCCACGGAAGGGGCACTGCGCTCCTGGCTTCGAGAGAAGGGAGTCGAACACCTCTCCCGCCTGAGCCTCACGGTGTTGATGCCCTGGGTGGACGCGGCCTTGCTGCCCCAGGCGCGTCCCGCGACGGCGCGGCGGCGGTTGGTGGAGATGCTGAGCGAGGAGGCGCGGACGCGCTGGACCCAGGAGTCCCTCCCGTCGCCGAAGATGAAGGAGCTGTTGCCTCGGCTCGCGTGGCGCTTCGTGGAGGAGGAACGCCGAGGCGCGGAGCGCACCCGTGCGGAGCTGCCCGCGCGCTTGTCGCCACCGGACGACGCTCGGACCCATCGGGTCCACGGCCTGCTCCTGGACCTGCGCTCCCGAGCCCCCGAGACGGTGGCGCCGCGCCCCACCCAGGCCCTGTTCCTGGAGCCCCTCCAGCACGACCCGGAGCTGCCTGGCTTCCGCTTCCGTGAGACGCGTTGCTCGGAGCTGCCCTACGGCGCGCAGATGGGGTTCATCCTCCCTGAAGCGACCCTGACCTTCACACCCCACAGCGTGCAGGGGGACTGCACCTGTGGCGCGCCGCCCTGTGTGCACCTGCTGGCCGCCATCGACACGGTGCTCTTGTGGCTGCATCAGCCGTGGACACCGTCGTTCGGCGAGACGCTCGACGAGCTGGTGCGTCCGGGGTGGGACCGCACGCTCCGGGCGATGGAGCGCGCGCTCGACGAAGGGACGGGGAGCGGGGCAGGGGTGGAGATCTCCTGGCGCGTCGACGTCATCGAAGGCTACGGCGTGGAGGTCTTCCCGTACGTCCACAAGCGCAACAAGAAGGGGCTGCGCTCGACGGGCGCGAAGGTGAGCCGGCGCAAGCTCCTCCAGGAGCATGGCTCCCAGCTCTCCGCGCTCGATGCGCGCCTCGCGTCCTTGCTGCCGGATGGGGATGCGCCCGCCTCGCGCGGACTCCTCATCGAGCTGGTGGACCATCCTCGGCTCTATCAGGAGGGGACGCAGGACCTGCTGGTGCAGGTGGAGCGCGCGAAGGTGGGCATCGTCGCGGTGGAGCGGGGCGGCACCGTCATCGTCACCGCGGGCGTGGACGGCGCGACGCTGCACGCGACGATGGTGGACCGCGTGCGCAAGTCGAAGCCGGAGGAGGCGCTCTTCCTCTGGGATGAAGGCGCGCGCAGGCTCACCGTGCTGGACGTGGGCCCGGACGTCCGCGCGCTCGTCACGGTCCTCCAGCGCCACGGCAATGTCTTCCCGCCCGAGAGCCACGAGGTGCTGCTCGAGAAGCTGTCGAAGCTGGCCGTGCGCATGCCGGTGGCCTTGCCTCGCGGGGTGATGGGCGAGCGCGTCCCTTCGCTCCAGCTCCCGGTGCTCCGGTTCGAGCTGGAGCCCGGCGGCGCGGTGCGCGTGGAGCTGCGCATGCGGGCGCTCCCCGACAGCATCAGCTTCATCCCAGGGGAGGGGCCTCGAGACGTCTACGTGCGCCGCAACCTGGAGCCTGTCCACACGGTGCGCGACTTCATGAAGGAGCTCGCGCTGGCGCAGTCCCTCCAGGCGCGGCTGCCCTTCGCGCAGGGCGAGGCCCAGGTGATTCCCTTCACCTTCTCCTTCGAGAATGTGCAGGGGGCGCTCGCGCTGCTGTCGGCGTGTCAGGAGCTGGAGTCGCCTCCGGAGCTGGAGTGGGTCGGTTCACCCCTGAAGCTCGCGGGCTCGCGAGGCGCCAGCGCGCTGCGAATCACCGTCGAGCGCAAGCGGGACTGGTTCGGTGTGCTGGGGGGGCTGGCGGTCCAGGGAGAGCGCGTGGAGCTGGGGCGGCTCCTGGACGCCGCCCGGCGCAAGGAGCGCTTCATCCAGGTGAAGGACCAGACCTACGTGGAGGTCGAGGAGGCGCTCCGGCATCACCTGGAGCGGCTCGCGGACCATGCCCACCTGTCGCGTCACGGCCTGGAGGTGAGCCCCGCGGCGGCGGAGTCCCTCTCCGCCCTGGGGACCGCGGGCGCGGCGCTGGATGCGGACGAGACGTGGAAGCGCATGGTCGAGCGCATCTTCGCGGCGAAGGAGCTCAAGCCGAAGGTGCCCGCCACGCTGAAGACGGAGCTGCGCGACTATCAGGCGGACGGCTTCCGCTGGCTCACCCGGCTGGCGTCATGGGGAGCGGGTGGGGTGCTCGCGGATGACATGGGTCTGGGCAAGACGGTGCAGGCGCTGACCGTCCTGCTGGAGCGCTCGAAGCTGGGGCCCGCGCTGGTGCTCGCGCCGACCTCCGTGGCCTTCAACTGGATGGATGAGGCGAAGCGCTTCGCCCCCTCGCTGCGCATGCGCCTCTTCTCCGAGGCCGCGGACCGAGGCGGCCTGCTCGAGCGGCTGGGGCCTCGCGACGTGCTGGTGCTCAGCTACGGCCTGCTCACGCGGGACATCGGCCGGCTGTCCGAGCTGCGCTTCGCCACCATCGTCTTCGACGAGGCCCAGGCGCTGAAGAACGCGGGCACGCACCGCTTCCGCGCGGCACGGGCCCTCCAGGGAGACTTCAAGTTCGCCCTCTCCGGCACGCCGCTGGAGAACCACCTGGGCGAGCTGTGGAGTGTCTTCGCCCTCGTCTTCCCGGGGCTGCTCGGCAGTCACGACGCCTTCCGCACGCGCTTCGCGATTCCCATCGAGCGTCGGGTGGACCCCACGGCCGCGCCCGCGCTGGCCCGCGTGCTGGAGCCCTTCCTGCTGCGTCGCACGAAGTCTCAAGTCGAGGCGCAGCTCCCGCCACGCACCGACGTGCGCGTGCCCGTGGTCCTCTCCACCGCGGAGTGGACGATGTACGAGGACGCCCGGCTGGCCGCGCTCTCCGCGCTGGAGTCGAGGCCGGAGGTGAAGCAGGAGCGCCGCGCGCGCGAACACGAGCAGCGCTTCGAGGTGCTCGCCGCGCTCACCCGCCTGCGCCTGCTGGCCTCGCACCCTCGGCTGTACGACGCCACGTCGCGCGTGGAGTCCTCCAAGCTGGAGCGCTTCCTGGAGCTCGTGGAGGAGCTGCGCTCGGAAGGCCACCGCGCGCTTGTCTTCAGCCAGTTCACCTCGCACCTGGCGCTGGTGCGGGAAGTCCTGGACGCGCACGGCATCCGGTACGAGTACCTGGACGGCCAGTCGACGCCCAAGGCCCGAGAGCAGTCCGTGCGCGCCTTCCAGGAGGGCACCGCGCCGCTGTTCCTCATCTCCCTGAAGGCGGGTGGCTTCGGCCTCAACCTCACCGCCGCCAACAGCGTCATCCACCTGGACCCTTGGTGGAACCCGGCCGTGGAGGATCAGGCGTCGGACCGCGCGCACCGCATCGGCCAGGAGCGCCCCGTCACCGTGTACCGGCTCGTCGCGCGAGGCACCATCGAGGAGCAGATGCTCTCCCTGCACGAGCACAAGCGGGCCCTTGTCGCGGACGTGCTCGAGGGCAAGGACGGCGCGGGCCGGCTCTCCACCCAGGAGATGCTCGGCCTGCTCTCCCAGCGGCTCTCCCGCCCCGACGAGGAGGAGCCTCCCCAGACGCGCCACTGA
- the lon gene encoding endopeptidase La, producing the protein MSDEKKKGTAASAMPTAMAPPGLINKEDIPQVLPILPLRNSVFFPGGVLPLAVGRQKTIALIKDAVRDDQVIGVVTQRRAEEEDPGAADLYTMGTVARIVKLLKMGEDNYSLVVQGLARFRVVELVQEAPYLKARVDAVEDKTSAENVEVEALGINLKKLAREVIELMPELPAAATELVESITHPGHLADLIAANVDVPIEEKQAVLETVDLKARMKLVLELLNRKREILKLSNKIDSAVKGEMSKTQREYYLRQQLKAIKEELGEMGEEEEELDELQERLKKAALPPEVEKVANKELNRLKTIPAASSEYTVARTYLDWIADLPWSKLSEDNLDIENARQQLDKDHFGIKKVKKRILEYLAVRKLKNDMRGPILCLVGPPGVGKTSLGQSVAKATGRKFVRLSLGGVRDEAEIRGHRRTYVGALPGRFIQSMKKAGTKNPVMMLDEIDKLGADFRGDPSAALLEVLDPEQNNTFSDHYLDVPFDLSKVMFIATANQLDPIPGPLRDRMEIIELSGYTFEEKQSIARIHLVPKQLKEHGLNPDHIEINDDALLTLTTSYTREAGVRNLERRIADICRAVAVEVAGGKTEKQTINAERVKEILGPEMFYSEVAERTEVPGVATGLAWTAAGGDLLFIEATKMAGKGGMTLTGQLGDVMKESATAALSYLRSKSESLGISPNFLEKTDLHLHFPAGSIPKDGPSAGVTILTALTSLLTGIRVRHDTAMTGEATLRGLVLPVGGIKEKVLAAHRAGIKRVILPERCRKDLVDVPDQAKKELEFIFVSQMDEVLKAALETSPFKSSPGTPGGEPGKEAPPPTSEAGAPEVRA; encoded by the coding sequence ATGTCCGATGAGAAGAAGAAGGGCACCGCCGCGAGCGCCATGCCCACCGCGATGGCCCCTCCCGGGCTCATCAACAAGGAAGACATCCCGCAGGTGCTGCCCATCCTGCCCCTGCGGAACAGCGTCTTCTTCCCCGGCGGCGTGCTTCCCCTGGCCGTCGGCCGTCAGAAGACCATTGCCCTGATCAAGGACGCGGTCCGTGATGATCAGGTGATTGGCGTCGTCACCCAGCGTCGCGCCGAGGAAGAGGATCCGGGCGCCGCCGACCTCTACACCATGGGCACCGTCGCCCGTATCGTGAAGCTCCTGAAGATGGGCGAGGACAACTACTCGCTCGTGGTGCAGGGGCTCGCCCGCTTCCGTGTGGTGGAGCTGGTGCAGGAGGCTCCCTACCTCAAGGCCCGCGTCGACGCGGTGGAGGACAAGACCTCCGCCGAGAACGTCGAGGTGGAGGCCCTGGGCATCAACCTCAAGAAGCTGGCGCGCGAGGTCATCGAGCTGATGCCCGAGCTGCCCGCCGCCGCCACCGAGCTGGTGGAGAGCATCACGCACCCCGGCCACCTGGCGGACCTGATCGCCGCCAACGTCGACGTGCCCATCGAGGAGAAGCAGGCCGTCCTGGAGACGGTGGACCTCAAGGCGCGGATGAAGCTGGTGCTGGAGCTGCTCAACCGCAAGCGGGAGATCCTCAAGCTCTCCAACAAGATCGACTCCGCCGTGAAGGGCGAGATGTCGAAGACGCAGCGTGAGTACTACCTGCGCCAGCAGCTCAAGGCCATCAAGGAGGAGCTGGGAGAGATGGGCGAGGAGGAGGAGGAGCTCGACGAGCTCCAGGAGCGCCTGAAGAAGGCCGCCCTGCCTCCCGAGGTGGAGAAGGTCGCGAACAAGGAGCTCAACCGCCTGAAGACGATTCCGGCGGCCTCGAGCGAGTACACCGTCGCGCGCACCTACCTGGATTGGATCGCGGACCTGCCGTGGTCGAAGCTGTCCGAGGACAACCTCGACATCGAGAACGCGCGGCAGCAGCTGGACAAGGACCACTTCGGCATCAAGAAGGTCAAGAAGCGCATCCTGGAGTACCTGGCGGTGCGCAAGCTGAAGAACGACATGCGCGGGCCCATCCTGTGCCTCGTCGGTCCTCCGGGCGTCGGCAAGACGTCGCTGGGTCAGAGCGTGGCGAAGGCCACGGGCCGCAAGTTCGTGCGCCTCTCCCTGGGCGGCGTGCGTGACGAGGCGGAGATCCGCGGCCACCGGCGCACCTACGTCGGCGCGCTGCCGGGCCGCTTCATCCAGAGCATGAAGAAGGCCGGGACGAAGAACCCGGTGATGATGCTGGATGAAATCGACAAGCTCGGCGCCGACTTCCGTGGCGACCCGAGCGCGGCGCTCCTCGAGGTGCTGGACCCCGAGCAGAACAACACGTTCAGCGACCACTACCTCGACGTGCCGTTCGACCTGTCGAAGGTGATGTTCATCGCCACGGCGAACCAGCTCGACCCCATCCCCGGCCCCCTCCGGGACCGCATGGAGATCATCGAGCTGTCCGGCTACACGTTCGAGGAGAAGCAGAGCATCGCTCGCATCCACCTGGTGCCCAAGCAGCTCAAGGAGCACGGGCTGAACCCGGACCACATCGAGATCAACGACGATGCGCTCCTGACGCTCACCACCTCGTACACGCGCGAGGCCGGTGTGCGTAACCTGGAGCGGCGCATCGCGGACATCTGCCGCGCGGTCGCGGTGGAGGTGGCCGGCGGGAAGACGGAGAAGCAGACCATCAACGCCGAGCGGGTGAAGGAGATCCTCGGGCCCGAGATGTTCTACTCGGAGGTCGCCGAGCGCACGGAGGTTCCGGGCGTGGCGACGGGCCTGGCCTGGACGGCGGCGGGTGGCGACCTGCTCTTCATCGAGGCGACCAAGATGGCGGGCAAGGGCGGCATGACGCTCACCGGCCAGCTGGGCGACGTGATGAAGGAGAGCGCGACGGCGGCGTTGAGCTACCTGCGCAGCAAGTCCGAGTCGTTGGGCATCAGCCCCAACTTCCTGGAGAAGACGGACCTGCACCTGCACTTCCCGGCGGGCTCCATCCCCAAGGATGGTCCTTCCGCGGGTGTCACCATCCTGACCGCGCTCACCAGCCTGCTGACGGGCATCCGGGTGCGGCACGACACGGCGATGACGGGCGAGGCCACGCTGCGGGGCCTGGTGCTGCCGGTTGGCGGCATCAAGGAGAAGGTGCTGGCTGCGCACCGGGCGGGCATCAAGCGGGTCATCCTGCCCGAGCGTTGCCGCAAGGACCTGGTGGACGTGCCGGACCAGGCGAAGAAGGAGCTGGAGTTCATCTTCGTCAGCCAGATGGACGAGGTCCTGAAGGCCGCGCTGGAGACGTCGCCGTTCAAGTCGTCGCCGGGGACTCCGGGGGGCGAGCCTGGCAAGGAGGCGCCGCCTCCGACGTCCGAGGCCGGGGCTCCCGAGGTCCGCGCCTGA
- a CDS encoding VWA domain-containing protein: protein MKLKTRTPLLLLPALWVASCSSPVDEAGSTLPGKCQSDAPVVAPQKTDILFVIDNSGSMAEEQAGIATELPGFIKTLREGGGVTQDFRVGVITTSVYQRIIYQGREQNKDYPGESGHLQPVPDADGKPTVDRYLESSDAELLERFQRLVKQGTSGSGQEAPFEAARLALSEPLTGTPILDGGNGGFLRDDARLLVVVVTDEEDCSSDVRPPPVVLSQNTAEDKCSEGADLLKSVDSYFEFFRGLRDSKGARREVLWATVGPVALSDKRAELIQDRTPQGTFVRNADCPTSYGPGYRHRAMAEKFDSHFENLDSICRESYRDTLLRIAELAAVSQSVDVVNLPDPRLAQVELTRASGEVERCSVAAGDLSYEPSGEGRSARIYFGGDCLRRADDTKVEVKVICAG, encoded by the coding sequence ATGAAGCTGAAGACCCGTACCCCCCTGCTCCTGCTGCCGGCCCTCTGGGTAGCGTCCTGCTCGTCGCCCGTGGATGAGGCGGGTTCCACCCTGCCCGGGAAGTGTCAGAGCGACGCTCCGGTGGTGGCGCCCCAGAAGACGGACATCCTCTTCGTCATCGACAACTCGGGATCCATGGCGGAGGAACAGGCCGGCATCGCCACGGAGCTTCCCGGCTTCATCAAGACCCTGCGGGAGGGGGGCGGCGTCACGCAGGACTTCCGCGTGGGGGTGATCACCACCTCGGTCTACCAGCGGATCATCTACCAGGGGCGGGAGCAGAACAAGGACTACCCGGGAGAGTCGGGGCACCTGCAGCCGGTGCCGGACGCGGATGGGAAGCCCACCGTGGACCGCTACCTGGAGAGCTCGGACGCGGAGCTGCTGGAGCGGTTCCAGCGGCTGGTGAAGCAGGGGACCTCGGGCAGCGGACAGGAGGCGCCGTTCGAGGCGGCGCGGCTGGCGCTGTCCGAGCCGCTGACGGGAACGCCTATCCTCGACGGAGGCAACGGGGGCTTCCTGCGGGACGACGCCCGGCTCCTCGTGGTGGTGGTGACGGACGAGGAGGACTGCAGCTCCGACGTGCGCCCGCCGCCGGTCGTCCTTTCCCAGAACACGGCGGAGGACAAGTGCAGCGAGGGCGCGGACCTGCTGAAGTCGGTGGACTCGTACTTCGAGTTCTTCCGCGGCCTGCGTGACTCGAAGGGGGCTCGCCGGGAAGTGCTGTGGGCCACGGTGGGGCCGGTGGCGTTGAGCGACAAGCGGGCGGAGCTGATCCAGGACCGGACGCCCCAGGGGACCTTCGTGCGCAACGCGGACTGCCCCACGTCGTACGGGCCGGGGTATCGGCACCGGGCGATGGCGGAGAAGTTCGACTCGCACTTCGAGAACCTCGACTCCATCTGCCGGGAGAGCTACCGGGACACGCTGCTGCGCATCGCCGAGCTGGCCGCGGTGTCGCAGAGCGTGGACGTGGTGAACCTGCCGGATCCTCGCCTCGCCCAGGTGGAGCTGACGCGGGCGAGCGGCGAGGTGGAGCGGTGCTCGGTGGCGGCGGGTGACCTGAGCTACGAGCCGTCCGGTGAGGGCCGCTCCGCGCGGATCTACTTCGGCGGCGACTGCCTGCGCCGGGCGGATGACACGAAGGTGGAAGTGAAGGTGATCTGCGCGGGGTAG
- a CDS encoding recombinase RecA: MSAALEQRVGAAGGSVVEQLRERIRQLQAAPRRYLAVLRTGMEAVDALLPSGGFPLGQAVELCGEAASGRTSLALSAVAAAHRESRLCAWVDGPRELYPPAAAAQGVDLERLLIVRPKAMEQRVWAAVQLARSGAFACVVLDLTRGVGAVGRAPRVGLAEARKLADAAARGGGLLVLLTSPDAPADGVMRLRTESEGAEGWSVEVVRSRGGGMGARAVMPWSSLYPELGLEGGGRMLDVAPLEADATPDFLREGAWVARNGCGIQGQRPGRDGVMPSLRAGLGVASAAY, encoded by the coding sequence ATGAGCGCGGCGTTGGAGCAGCGAGTGGGCGCGGCGGGCGGCTCTGTGGTGGAGCAGCTTCGCGAGCGCATCCGCCAGTTGCAGGCGGCTCCTCGGCGTTACCTGGCGGTCCTTCGCACGGGGATGGAGGCAGTGGATGCGCTCCTGCCCTCGGGCGGCTTCCCGCTGGGGCAGGCGGTGGAGCTGTGTGGTGAGGCGGCCTCCGGGCGGACCAGCCTGGCGCTGAGCGCGGTGGCCGCCGCGCATCGGGAGTCTCGGCTGTGCGCGTGGGTGGATGGGCCGCGGGAGCTCTATCCGCCCGCGGCCGCGGCGCAGGGAGTGGATCTGGAGCGGCTGCTGATTGTCCGGCCCAAGGCGATGGAGCAGCGGGTCTGGGCGGCGGTGCAGCTCGCTCGCAGCGGGGCCTTCGCGTGTGTGGTGTTGGACCTGACGCGGGGGGTAGGTGCGGTCGGCAGGGCGCCCAGGGTCGGACTGGCCGAGGCTCGCAAGCTGGCCGACGCGGCGGCGCGGGGTGGCGGGCTGTTGGTGCTGCTGACCTCTCCGGACGCGCCCGCGGATGGGGTGATGCGACTGCGGACGGAGTCGGAGGGGGCGGAGGGCTGGTCGGTGGAGGTGGTGCGCAGTCGAGGGGGCGGGATGGGGGCTCGGGCGGTGATGCCGTGGAGCTCGCTGTATCCGGAGCTGGGGTTGGAGGGGGGCGGGCGGATGTTGGATGTGGCGCCGCTGGAGGCGGATGCGACGCCGGACTTCCTGCGGGAAGGGGCGTGGGTGGCGCGCAATGGCTGTGGCATCCAGGGACAGCGGCCCGGTCGCGATGGGGTGATGCCGTCGCTGCGCGCGGGGCTGGGTGTGGCTTCCGCGGCGTACTGA
- a CDS encoding DNA polymerase Y family protein, translating to MRRAYLHFTRFPVQRKVIEYPELAGRPFVLVEESRGQRRVVAASTSALKAGVRPGATLTAATALEPELRHFTYRAEEEARALVALGEALLCLGPAFQLSAPDGLWLDAGAAHLSGGEEGLCSRALELCSEQGYRAHVAVASEAFTSRALARHGARRVEVVAPGESARVLAPLPLAALEGREGAAFSALGLTTLGEVAALPAGAVVARGGAQGARVHARCGGVDDTPFVAEVLEEVLEERRLLDWPAESFEPLRFALKTLLDRLGARLAGRGQAAVRITFTLKLDPSGQQQVTLALARPTAAAKLLLDLARHRLEELRLENPVAEVSARVDEYSEQRGQQLSLGDAPEGDAALEVVLSRLATTLGEESLCSAGLESVHRPEGAHGAKVFRPPEEKKKGWVEELREEREPAAVGGLRERPSRVLAEPAWLDAEVGEAGRLLAARVGGKRHRVTAVTGPERLGGEWWSESPFQRDYYRVHFEGLGPAWVFRDMRDGRFYLQGLFD from the coding sequence ATGCGCAGGGCCTATCTGCACTTCACGCGCTTTCCGGTGCAGCGCAAGGTCATCGAGTATCCGGAGCTGGCCGGGCGTCCCTTCGTGTTGGTGGAGGAGTCGCGCGGACAGCGGCGGGTGGTCGCGGCTTCGACGTCCGCGCTGAAGGCGGGAGTCCGGCCGGGGGCGACCCTCACGGCGGCCACCGCGTTGGAGCCGGAGCTTCGCCATTTTACCTATCGAGCGGAGGAGGAGGCGCGGGCGCTGGTGGCCTTGGGGGAGGCGCTGTTGTGTCTGGGACCGGCGTTTCAGCTCTCCGCGCCGGATGGGCTGTGGCTCGACGCGGGCGCGGCGCATCTGTCCGGGGGCGAGGAGGGGCTGTGCTCACGGGCGCTGGAGCTGTGCTCGGAGCAGGGCTATCGGGCGCATGTGGCGGTGGCTTCGGAGGCGTTCACCTCGCGGGCGCTGGCTCGGCATGGGGCTCGGCGGGTGGAGGTGGTGGCGCCGGGGGAGTCGGCTCGGGTGCTGGCGCCGCTGCCGCTGGCCGCGTTGGAGGGGCGGGAGGGGGCGGCCTTCTCCGCGCTGGGGCTCACCACGTTGGGGGAGGTGGCGGCGTTGCCGGCGGGGGCGGTGGTGGCGCGTGGCGGGGCGCAGGGAGCGCGGGTGCATGCGCGCTGCGGTGGGGTGGATGACACGCCCTTCGTGGCCGAGGTGCTGGAAGAGGTGCTGGAGGAACGTCGGCTCTTGGATTGGCCGGCGGAGTCCTTCGAGCCGCTGCGTTTCGCGCTGAAGACCTTGTTGGACAGACTGGGGGCGCGGCTCGCGGGGCGGGGACAGGCGGCGGTGCGCATCACCTTCACGCTGAAGCTGGACCCCTCGGGTCAGCAGCAGGTGACGTTGGCCCTGGCGCGGCCCACGGCGGCGGCGAAGCTGTTGCTCGACCTGGCGCGGCACCGGTTGGAGGAACTTCGGCTGGAGAACCCGGTGGCGGAGGTGTCCGCCCGGGTGGATGAGTACTCGGAGCAGCGGGGGCAGCAGCTCTCGCTGGGGGATGCGCCGGAGGGGGATGCGGCGCTGGAGGTGGTGTTGTCGCGTCTGGCAACGACGTTGGGGGAAGAGTCGCTCTGCTCGGCGGGGCTGGAGTCCGTGCACCGGCCCGAGGGTGCGCATGGAGCCAAGGTCTTCCGGCCGCCCGAGGAGAAGAAGAAGGGCTGGGTCGAGGAGCTTCGCGAGGAGCGGGAGCCCGCCGCGGTGGGCGGGCTTCGAGAGAGGCCCTCTCGAGTGCTGGCGGAGCCGGCGTGGCTGGACGCGGAGGTGGGTGAGGCGGGCCGGTTGCTGGCGGCGCGCGTGGGAGGCAAGCGCCACCGGGTGACAGCGGTGACCGGCCCCGAGAGGTTGGGCGGTGAGTGGTGGTCCGAGTCTCCCTTTCAGCGCGACTACTACCGGGTGCACTTCGAGGGACTGGGGCCCGCATGGGTATTCAGAGACATGCGCGACGGCCGCTTCTATTTGCAGGGCTTGTTTGACTGA